ATGGCTCTGATCATTCAGAACAATACATTGATGAATTTACAGCAGAAGCGTTATTTGCCAGAAGCATTGCAAGACACACTTTCATTGGTAGTGCGGAATATGGGATAACGAATAGCGATGATTACTTGGTTCCAGTTAATCCGATTGAGCTTGGCGGGTTTAATCATTTATCAGGCTTGCCACGAAACAGTTTGATTGGTGCAAATAAAATTTATGGACGCTTAACTTATCGATACCGTTGGTTTGAGAATGATTTAGGCATGTTTAAAACAGCGGTTTATTTGGGGGCATCAGCAGAATACGGTGGTTTATGGTCAATGAAATCAACAGACATTAGCTCCGCACCGCTTATTTTCTCTGGTTCATTGTTTGGAGGAATAGATACGCCTATTGGGCCGATTATTCTGTCTTATGGACGAGCAGAAAATGGTTTAGATTCTGTGTATCTGATTGTTGGAAATGTTGAATAAGTGTGGAGATGATTAACGGTTTTAAGGTAAGGGTTGATACTACAACCATATCAACCCTGACTGAGTTTACGCTCTTGAAAAACGCTTGTGATGTTTCGTTAAATTATCATTGAGCAGTTGCTCTGCACTGTACATGGCATCTTTGGTGGCAATATCCAGTGTCCGCATTCCTTTAAAACGAAGAGGTTCTTTGATTGCCACATCATGAGCAAAAATGACCAGCTTGGCGTTCTTTATATCAAGAGGGGTAATACGGTTATTAATACCATCAGCGCCTTGGGTCTCTACTTTGATTTTAATACCGAGTTTATGAGCCGCTTTTTCTAAACTTTTAGCCGCAAGAAAAGTATGAGCGACTCCTGATGGGCAAGCCGTGACTGCTAATACGTCGGCTTCACCTTCATTTTTAACGGATTCAAAAGTGAATTCTTGTTGTATCTGTTCATCATCTTCTACCGCGTTTTTCTTAAGTAAAATAACAATAGCGGCAGTGGTGAATGCACCTAAAAGTGTTCCTATAATGTAGCCAATTTTGCCATCGACAACAGGTAATACAATCCATCCTCCCCAAGGAGCATGGTTTAATACATTAAATACAAAACCAGTAATATTACCGACAATGCCACCAGCAACAATCGCTGGGATAACACGAGCGGGATCGGCAGCAGCAAATGGAATCGCACCTTCAGTTATGCCTATCATTCCCATAATACCAGCCGCTTTACCGGCTTCTCGCTCATCACGTTTAAATTTCTTTGGAGATAAGAACGTCGCCAGTGCCATTCCCAGTGGTGGAGTACAAATAGCGATGCCAACACCGCCCATTAACCATGGCTGAGTGTTCACTTGAGTTTGAGCAAATAAGGTTGCCACTTTATTAATTGGTCCACCCATATCAAAAGCGGCCATCGCACCTAGAATTGCACCTAAAGCGATTTTTCCTGAGCCTGCCATGCTAGCGAGCCATTCGTTTAGCGCTGCCATGGCATTAGATATAGGAGCACCTATTACCCACATTACTGCTGCACAAGTGAGGAAGGTGCCAACAAGGGGATAAATAAAGATAGACCCTAACGAAGCCATACTTTCAGGCAGTTTAATTTTCTTTAAACTGCGAACCACAAAGCCAGCAAAGAATCCAATGATGATCGCACCTAAAAAACCGGTATTGTATTGTTGAACTGCAATCCATGAACCTATCATGCCAGGAGCGAGTCCCGGTTTATCTGCAATAGAGTAGGCGATATAACCACCTAATACCGCAGTAAATAGCGTTAACCCTGCGATGCCCATTTGAGCGATATCAGCCAAAATACCTTCTGTTGGTACGGCCCCTTGACCTGAGATCATCACAGATAGGGAAAGTAATACACCACCAGCAACGATGAATGGGATCATGTGCGATGTACCAAATAATAAATGTTCTTTGGTGCGGCCTAGTTTACGCGTTAACTCACTTTTCTCTATTTGAGATGGAGCATTTTCAATGTCGGTTGATTCAGTACTTGGTTGAATAATATCCGTAAAAAGATCGAGTATTTCTTCTTTTGTGTCGGCTTTTTTGAGTTTATTGGTAAAACCATCTTCAATCAAACGACTGGAGATCTGTGCTAGGGCTTCAATGTGCTGGTTATCATCACCATCAGTTGAGGCGAGCATAAAAAAGATATCAGAAGGTTCACCGTCCTCAGCACCATAATCAATACCGGTGCGACTGATCCCAATAGCGACAGAAGGGGTGAGTACGGCAGAGCTTTTTGCGTGAGGAATAGCAATACCATCCTCAAAACCTGTGTTGCCTATCTCTTCACGGGCCCACACATCGGCTAAGAATTGTGTTTTATTAGAGAGTTTTCCGGCATCATCTAAAATTTGAACCATCTCTTGAAGGATATCTTCTTTAGATGTGGATTTAAGGTCTAAACAGATAACATTGGCGTTTATAAGAGAGGTGATATCCATAACAATTCCATTATCTACCGGTAATAGGGCGTAATCTTAGTTGATCTTTGAGTTTTTATAACTGGATAAAAAATACATTTACTGGATTATTGTAACCTAATTGGTAAAGTGTGAGTTTCATCCTTATTCATTTATATAAAGCAATTTATCATAAATAACAGATATATATCGAACATTTAAATTGTAATAAGAAAAGAGTTAATAATGAAAATTGTAGCAGTTACCGCTTGTCCTACAGGAATCGCACATACTTATATGGCTGCGGATGTATTGAAAAAAGCGGCAGCAAAGTTAGGTGTCTCAATTAAAGTGGAAACACAAGGTGCAATGGGGGTAGAAAATGTACTGACACCCGTTGATATCGTCAGTGCTGATTTGGTTATTATTGCATCGGATATCGAGATTGAAGATAAGAACCGTTTTTTAGGAATTAATTCAAAACAATTCCCAATTGAAACCATATTAACGGATGTTGAAGGTATACTGAAAAAACACCTTTTCTAATGGAGCTTAATACTATCGATTACCGAATTACTTTTTTTGTAAAAGATCAGGGCTTGCCACCTCAAGTTGCAAGTCAATTAACCCGTCTTGCTAAAAAGTTTAAGAGTTTGGTTTATATCGATAATATTACTCAAAATAGAAGTACAAACGCTGAAAGTTCATTGGGATTACTTCAAGTCGGTCTGTGTCCTGGTGATTTTTGTCAATTAATTACAGTGGGTATGGATGCGGAGTGGGCCAATTTTGTTTTAACGGATTTATTGTCGTCGACGTTTGATTTTGTTGCTTCAGATAAATTGTGTGATTTCTCAGAAACCATTACCAATACTTACCCTCAATTAACCCCCCAGTGTGAGGTGGATTTCCACTACGTAAAAGCGCAAGCCGTACTGTCTAAGTTTGAAATCCTAAAAGGTTTGTCTCAACTTATTTATCCAAAAGAATCTGATGAGCTATTGCTTGCATTGATAAAGCGTGAAGAGCGTTCATCGACAGCAATGGCAAAACAGATCGCGTTACCACATGTTATTTCCCCTTATGTAGAAAAACCGACAATCGCCATTATTCGCAGTGATTACCCAGTTGATTGGGCATCCAAGATGGGAGATGTGAATGTCATTATTGCTTTGGTGCTTCCTGAAAAACCAACCAAAGAGATGATCATGGCTGCGACGTATTTAACGCGGAGTTTATTATCTGAGGATTTCAGTCAAAGATTGGTACACACAAGGCAGCCTAAAGGGCTTCAAGCCTTAATCTTATATGCAATGTGCCAATTATTGTAACGGCAATAATGTAAATTGCGGGCATAAAAAAGCTGGCTTAACGACAACCGCCAAGCCAGCATTCTGCTAGACCCTAGACCCTAGACCCTAGACCCTAGACCCTAGACCCTAGACCCTAGACCCTAGACCCTAGACCCTAGACCCTAGACCCTAGACCCTTTAGTTATACGCTCTCGCTACGTTACCATTGCTGGTTAACGAGTAACGTTTTGCATAAGCAGGAATAAAAACAGAGTGGCCTTTTGCAACTGTTACCGATTCACCATTTTCGTGAGTTAAAGTTAAATCACTATCAATAGCGAATAAGATCTCTGCGCTGTTGGTTTCTAGCGTTAACGCATCGGTTGCGGTAAATACTGAGAATTTAAAATCATTAACAGGGATAGGGTAGCTCATACCACCATCAACCGTATTTGGCTGAGTAAGTAATGATGAAAGAGGTTGGCTTACAAACTCAGTGCAAGACATTAATTCATCAATATCCATGTATTTAGGTGTTAACCCTGCACGTAATACGTTGTCAGAGTTTGCCATGATTTCTAACCCTGTGCCATGAATATAAGCGTGCGGTGTACATGCGCTTAGGAACATGGCTTCACCCGGTTTTAACGTAATAACATTAAGCATAAGTGGAGCAAATAAACCTACATCATTCGGATATTGAATCGCAAGCTCTTGAAGCAGTACAAATAGCTCATCAGTGCTGCTTGATGCGTAATCAAGTAATTCAGCAACAGCACGCTCTTTGGTTTCATTTTCTAAAGAAAGAATCGCTTTAAAGAAACGTTGTAAACCGTTTGAATTTGGTTCTTGAGCTAAGTCATCAACATAAGATGCGATAGTTGGAAGCTGCATTGCAGAGAACAAAGAGACGATTTCTTGATAATCTCTAAAGCCGTTCATCGCTTTATAGTCAGTTAATGCGTAAACCAATTCAGGTTTGTGGTTGTTATCTTTGTAGTTACGATTGAAAGCCGTTAGGGCAATGCCTGTTTTTTCTTCTTTTTCAAACCCATCAACCGCTTGTTGTTTATTTGGGTGAACTTGAATAGAAAGGGCTTTTTCTGCTGCCAGTACTTTAAAAAGGTACGGTAATTCACCAAAGGCATCAGCTGTTGTTTTTGATAAAAAAGCTTCTTTATCTTGATTGATTAAATCAGATAGAAGAACAGAGTCGCCATTAACAGTAACTGCAGAACAACCGTTAGGATGAGCACCCATCCAAAGTTCAGCTTGAGGTTTACCTGTGTTGTTTTTTATATCAAATAAGGCTTCGATTGAAGTGTGACTTCCCCAAGCATAATCTTGAATTACGTTGGTCATTGGGTAAAAAGTTTGAGGTTTTAATGCGTTCATAATGTACTCGTCATAAAACTAGAAAGACACTATCAACGACAGGGGGATTGTCGTCAATAGTGTCAGAGCAATTAAGCAGCTACAGGAGCAGAATTTTTGTTCTGGCGCATCTTTTTAAGTGATACACAAACTAGAGCAGTCACAACAGTACCTGCTGCCATACATGCAATTGCTAGTACTGGTTTGTTCATTGCACCAAGAAGCGCAACAACTGGACCACCGTGAGCAACACTGTTTGTAATACCAAATGAGAAAGCCATTACTGCAGCAGTGATTGAACCAAGCATGTTCGCAGGGATAACAGACAGTGGATCTTGAGCTGCAAATGGAATCGCACCTTCAGAGATACCTACTAAGCCCATTGCACCAGCCGCTTTACCCGCTTCGGTTTCAGATTCTTCAAAGATATTGAATTTACGACCAATAACGGTTGCTAAAGACATACCTAGTGGAGCAACAGGAATCGCACATGCCATTGCACCCATAAATTGAGTTTGACCACTTGCAATCATACCTACAGAGAATAGGAAGGCTACTTTGTTGAATGGACCACCCATATCAAAGCCAGCCATACCACCCAGTACGATACCAAGTAATACAACGTTACCTGTACTCATTGTAGTAAGCAGCGCAGTTAATGAATCCATTAAGCTTGCGATTGGAGCACCAATAACAAAGATAAACAGACCTGAGATAAATAGAGAGCCTGCAATAGGGGCAATCATAATAGGAACAAGCGGTTGAATAAATTTGTTGTAGTTAATGTTAGCAACAAATTTAACGAAGTAACCCACTAATAAACCAGCGATGATAGCACCAATGAAACCAGTACCCGCTTCGGCACCGTAGAATGAACCGTTGTTTGCAATCCAACCACCAATCAAGCCAGGAGCAAGAGCAGGGCGATCAGCAATAGCGTAAGCAATGTAACCGGCTAAAACAGGGATCATTAAAGTAAAGGCAACCACACCCACATCAAGCACTTTATTCCATAGGCTACCAGGAGGAATTGCCATTCCACTTTCTGTTGGTTGACCACCAAGCGCTAGAGCCAGTGCGATCAATAGACCACCAGTAACAACAAATGGGATCATGTGAGATACGCCATTCATTAGGTAACGGTATAGATCAGAACGAGCTTGTGATGTTTTGTCTTTAGTTTCAGATGATGCATTAGAGTTATCAGCCACAAAAGGTGGTTGAGAAAGTGATTGAGTAATTAACCCTTTCGCATCTTTAATTGGCGCTTTTACGCCAGTTTGAATTAATTTTTTACCAGCAAAACGATTCAGATCCACTTGCTTATCACAAGCCACGATGATCGCTTCTGCTTTTTCGATTTCTTCGGCTGTTGGGCTATTTTTAACACCAATAGAACCGTTCGTTTCTACTTTGATTTGATAACCTAATTCAGCGGCACCTTTCTCAAGCGCTTCAGATGCAAGGTAAGTATGTGCAATACCTGCAGGGCAACCAGTAACGCCAATCAAGAACCCTTTATTCGCTTCAACAGCTTCTGCTTCGTCAGTTTTTTGAAGCAGTAATTCAAGTGCCATTTTTGAAGACGTCGTGTTTAAGAATTTCTCAATAAAGCCGTCTTCGATTAACTTAGATGATAGCTCTGCAAGTACTTCAATGTGGTGATCTGCACCATTTGCCGGTGAAGCGATCATGAAGAATAGACGAGATGGAAGACCATCTTCAGCACCGTATTCGATGCCTTCTTTGCTAACACCAATCATTACAGCAGGAGAAATAACTGCCGCACTTTTAGCATGAGGAAGGGCAACGCCTTCTTCAAATCCGGTATTTCCTAACTCTTCACGAGCATAGATATCCGCTAAAAATTGTTGTTTATCACTGATGCGGCCTTGCTGGAACAAATGTTCAGCCATTTCAGAAAAAACGTCGTCTTTAGTTTGAGCTTTCAGGTTTAAACAAATGAGTTGTTCATTGATTAAGTCAGTAATCATGAAATATTCCCTGTTAATGATGGGTTACTTATGTAGGGACAGTTTGAATGGAATAAGGGCTTTGTGTAAGTGTGCGAGAAAGACATTTACTGGATTATTGTAACATCTGTCAGCAAGTGTGATTCAGCTCTTATTTTTATAAAACGAAATATCTATAATGTACAAATCAAAAAAATATTTAATAAATAAAGAGTTACATGATTGTTTGGTGTGTTTCTCATTGTGGTTTTTATCAATAGTAATCATGCACTTGATTATTAAAGTGGATAAAAATGCGGTTATTTTCGTAAAGTGGTTATCATGGATTTAGTATTTAATACCGTTTTAGAGGCCTTGTTGGCTGAGAGAGAAAGCTTTAATCAGATCTGGTTTGCTGGAGATAAAGTAACGCCTCCTGCATGTTGTTATCAGGTAAACTTTCCTCGTCTAGAATTGGTGATTAGTGGTGAATACCGAAACCAAATAGAAGATCCCGAATTTGGCATTACTGAAGTTAAAGTCATGGCTGGTGATGCCTTGTATATCCCACCGAACTGTTGGAATAAGCCAGATTGGAGTGAGGATTGCTCTGTACTTAGTTTGCTCTTTGGTCGCAGACAAGTTGGCTTTAGCTTAGTGAGTAAGCGTAAAGGAGAAGAGGGGTTTTACGACGTACAAAAGTACAGTATCCAGACTCGTACAGGTCACGCTATTGATAATATTTTAGAAGCGTTAAATGCGTTAGCCCGCGAACCAAACAAAAAACAGATCGACGAATATCTGCTTCTTGCGTTACTCAGTTACAGTAAGTCTATGTTAGGTGAGCCAAGTGAAACAGTATCACCTAAAAAGCGCAGTGAAGATCTGTATCAGGGAATTTGCATTTATATTCAAGAGAATTTCCATAAAAGCATAGATAGAACCACGATTGCGAATCGTTTTAATATTTCACCAAATCATTTATCGCGTATGTTTAGACAACAAGGACATATGACATTGGCTGATTATATTACTTGGGTGAGAATTGAACGTGCTAAGTTTATGCTAAAGAAATACACCTTCCGTTTAACTGAGGTAGCAACACGTTGTGGCTTTCAAGATGTGAACTATTTTTATCGTGTATTTAAGAATAAAACCAGTTATACCCCTTCTGATTATAGAGCGATGGTAAAAGTATAAAATAATCACTCACAACGACTATCTATAGAGGTTCACTTATGTATCATGTGAGAAAAGGAAGTGATTCATAAAGGATGATGTGTGAGTTGGATATTATTTACGTTACTTGCAGCGTTTAGCCAATCATGGCGGAATGCGTTTCAAAGTCGATTAAGTAAAGAATTGAATGTGACAGGTGTGACGTTGTCACGATTTTTGTGGGCAGGACCATTAGCGGCAATATATTTGTGGCTTCTTTATTACTTTGAACCTGTTAATTTACCAAGCTTTACGGCTTATTCGTATTTTTTCATTATTGCTGCATCAGTAATGCAGATCATCGCCACAGGTTTGATGGTGGTATTGTTTAAACAGAAAAACTTTGCCATTGGAGCTGGGCTCGCAAAGAGTGAAGCCCCTGTGTCTGCTTTTCTTGGCGTTTTATTCTTTGGCACGTCTTTATCATTATTTGGTTGGTTAGGGGTGGCAATAGGCGCGGTTGCTGTCTTCTTATTAAGTTGTCCTGATGGCCTTCGTAGTATTTCATTCAAAACGGCAATCATAGGTTTGGCGTGCAGTACCTCTTTTGCGTTAACGTCATTGTGGGTAAGAGAGGCGAGTTTAACCTTATCACTGCCTTTTCCACATCGTGCTGCTTGGGTTTTATTCTTGGTGATTCTATTTCAAACCATCGCGCTTGTTTCTTATCTTTTAATTAGAGACTTCAATACACTTAAGGCGATGTTTATAAAGCCTAAATTGGTTGTTATGACCAGTATAGCCAGCTTTATAGGATCACTTGGTTGGTTTAGTGCTATGTCATTACAAACGGTGCCATTAGTAAAAACCTTAGGTCAAGTTGAAGTCTTTTTTACTATGTTGATCTCTTTCTTTTGGCTAAAAGAAGGGATAAAAAGAAAAGATATATTAGCGTTAATATTGATAGCAATCGCTGCTGTGTTCGTTATGTGGTAGTAAAAAGGACTATGTGGAATAGTCCTTTATTTAATAATCGAAAATTCTAACGCAGTTATCAAGCCTTCTAATCAGCGACTAAGATGACCCGTTATTTATTACGATTGGTATCAATCTGCTCGTTAAGTTTTATTAGTTTTAGCGCCTCTGAAAGCGGTTGTGGTCGCGCAATCAAAAAGCCTTGTACTTTATCAACACCACACTCGGCAACAAATTTAAATTCATCTTCTGTTTCAACACCTTCTGCTACCACTTCACAATTTGCTACATCACCCATTTGAGCGATTAATTGGTATAACTGTTTACCTTTAGTTGTAGAAGCATCTAATAGCAAAGAGCGGTCTAACTTAATTTTATCAAATGGGTATTTTAGTAGATGTGGGAACGAAGCATAACCGGTTCCAAAATCATCCATAGCGATTTTAATTCCATGGGACTTTAAGATCTCTAATGTACTCAGCAGATTATGGTTATCACTCAAAATTGCTTCTTCTGTTATCTCAATTTCTAGCCAATGTGGTGGAATTGAAAAGAACTTTAGACGATCGATTACGTGCTCAGCAAAACCATGTTCTTCAATAGAAGCGACAGAAATATTGATAGCAACACGTCGATCTTCGTTGAGATCCATTTTCTGTATATCAGTTAAGACTTTATCAATAACCAATTTATCCAGTGTTGGCATCATATTAAGCAGTTGGAAATCGCTAATAAAGGTAGGCGGGCATAAATTGCCTTCACGATCTTGATAGCGCAATAATGCCTCAAAAGAGATAACGTCTTTCTCAACAACAGATTGAAGTAATTGATAATGCATTACAAAGCCATCTTCGTGCAGCATTCGAGATAAGCGTTGCTGGGTTGAAGAATGCTTTAAGCTCGTCGCTGCAGAGCTTCTAACATTATCTAATAGGCTTTTAAAAATAGACTGTTCTATATTCGTATTACTCAGTACCGCAGGGTGATTGAGTGCGTATTTCCCTGCAAATGCAAGATAAAAAGGACGATATACAAAAATACCTACAATGATAATAACAAGCTGTAATATTGAACCTTCTATGCTTTCTCCCATTGCAACATAACCACTAAATAATGGTGGAGTCATCCAGTTAACGATATTAACGACTGGAGATATCACCCCTGAAAAGATAGCTAAATAAGTAATTAAAAAACTGATTAATGGTAACGCAACAAATGGGACGATCAGTAATGGATTAAAGATGATTGGTAAGCCAAACAGCAAAACCTCATTGATATTAAACATGACCAATGGGAAGGCGGCGAGAGCCAACATAATATGATTTTTTTCTTTTGAAAATAGAAGAATACAAAGTAATAAACTGATGGAGTTCCCAGATCCACCCATTGACATAAACGCATCATAAAATCCTTGGTTTATGATATTTAACGTTGCTTCTCCTGCTGCCCAATCCGTCATATTCTGTTGAGTTTCAGAATAGATGGTCTGTTTAACGGCAAACAACATGTTGTGGCCATTAATGCCAATCGCGCCTAATAACCCAAGAATGGTTTGGTAGATTAGCCCACCAGTAAAGGTTAAAGGGTCAGCACTCATGTTGCCGATTAAGGCCGTCATGTAATTAATGACTTTCATCATCAATTTAGACAATAAAAAGGCGGCGCTGATAAAAGTAAAAAAGTGGAAGACGTGCTTAAACAAACGAGAAGAAAAATCCAAAGCCTGTGGTTCTAGTTGCTGTAGATTAAAGCGAGTGCAATACATGAATGTGATCAGAGCACTTAAGAGAGCAAGTAGTGGATTATTCGGAAAATAAAATGGCGTAGATAAACTTCCATTCTCTATTGAAAGCAGATAAAACAGAGCTAAAGCGTAGATGATAAACGTTGCGCTACTAAAGGTCGTTTTATGCGATAAGTAATACCCTGCAATAACACAAAAAGAGAGTGGGTAGATGTTAATTAATAAATTCGATAAATGAAAAAGAAGGCTTGAAAGTTCTTTAAATTCAAAAAAGTTAAATAAATGCCCGAGTAGAACAGCGGTTGCGTTCGATAACGTTAGAGGTAAAAGAAGTAATGCAATTGCGGATAAATCATAAATGTAAGAGCGTGATGAAGACTGCGAATTCTTACGTTTAAACACAGAGGTTAACCCTGATAGCGCACTACTAACAAAATTAAGATTTAAAGCTATTTTCAAATGAGAAATTCCAATAATTGATTACATTGTTGAGATATTGAAAAGGTCCGTAAACTAACGGTTTCAACAATGATAAATCATGCTATCAATAGATAAATTGTATGTAACGTCTTAATAAACAAGCATAAAAAAGCGATGGATTCTGACATACAGGTTACCATCTTGCTAGTATTAATTTGTGCTCATTATCATTATTTTTAAAAATAAAATCTTTTATTTATAAATTAGTGAGTTACATCATGATTACGGTTATTTCACCGTAACAAAAGGGAAAGGAATGATTCATTTTTTAGATAAAAAATAGACAAACATACGCTTGTCTATTTTATATAGATAGGTTGTTAGTGGTGAGTGTTACTCTTCGTAATTCTCAATGCTTGGGCATGAACAGATTAAATTACGATCACCATACACATTGTCTACACGGTTGACGGTAGGCCAGTATTTAGAATCTTTTGATTGTGATGATGGGAAGCATGCTACTTCACGAGTATATGGATGTTCCCAGCTATCAGACATCAAATCGACTTGTGTGTGTGGTGCATTAACCAGTGGGTTGTTGTCTAATGGCCATTCACCTTGCTCAACTTTATTCATCTCTTCACGAATCGCTATCATCGCGTCACAGAAACGATCCAGTTCAGCTAGGTCTTCAGATTCCGTTGGCTCAACCATTAAGGTTCCTGCAACTGGGAATGACATGGTTGGAGCATGGAAACCAAAGTCCATTAATCGTTTTGCAATGTCTTCTTCACTGATGCCTGTTGCTTCTTTTAATGGACGAATATCAATAATACATTCGTGCGCAATACGACCATTGGTACCACGGTATAAAACAGGGTAGTGAGGGCGTAGACGTTCCATTACGTAGTTGGCATTTAATATCGCCACTTTTGTCGCTTCAGTTAGACCCATTTCACCCATCATAGCAATGTATGCCCATGATATTGGTAAGATAGAGGCACTGCCTAAATCCGCAGCTGAA
The window above is part of the Aliivibrio fischeri ATCC 7744 = JCM 18803 = DSM 507 genome. Proteins encoded here:
- a CDS encoding EAL domain-containing protein, with the protein product MFKRKNSQSSSRSYIYDLSAIALLLLPLTLSNATAVLLGHLFNFFEFKELSSLLFHLSNLLINIYPLSFCVIAGYYLSHKTTFSSATFIIYALALFYLLSIENGSLSTPFYFPNNPLLALLSALITFMYCTRFNLQQLEPQALDFSSRLFKHVFHFFTFISAAFLLSKLMMKVINYMTALIGNMSADPLTFTGGLIYQTILGLLGAIGINGHNMLFAVKQTIYSETQQNMTDWAAGEATLNIINQGFYDAFMSMGGSGNSISLLLCILLFSKEKNHIMLALAAFPLVMFNINEVLLFGLPIIFNPLLIVPFVALPLISFLITYLAIFSGVISPVVNIVNWMTPPLFSGYVAMGESIEGSILQLVIIIVGIFVYRPFYLAFAGKYALNHPAVLSNTNIEQSIFKSLLDNVRSSAATSLKHSSTQQRLSRMLHEDGFVMHYQLLQSVVEKDVISFEALLRYQDREGNLCPPTFISDFQLLNMMPTLDKLVIDKVLTDIQKMDLNEDRRVAINISVASIEEHGFAEHVIDRLKFFSIPPHWLEIEITEEAILSDNHNLLSTLEILKSHGIKIAMDDFGTGYASFPHLLKYPFDKIKLDRSLLLDASTTKGKQLYQLIAQMGDVANCEVVAEGVETEDEFKFVAECGVDKVQGFLIARPQPLSEALKLIKLNEQIDTNRNK